The Lycium barbarum isolate Lr01 chromosome 10, ASM1917538v2, whole genome shotgun sequence genome includes a region encoding these proteins:
- the LOC132613007 gene encoding WPP domain-associated protein — MDNLIGEIDCRSKSDGIVMGILRCAMDKAHEKVQSEAGSIDFLHERSKFYELAVILVESGLSIVQQETNILESNREKVISDLTEMRHWLLGRINVMKLLINEKDRELTERTENELKLRLVLESKEKEVIFLRDKLENQRTMSEGSLDLGLLLKNNEAKESDSKSDSELLNEERFQEDDFYGSYNHIPKIKPMTDSLRPEQNKVIEQMSSDIDILKETLDFAFGKRDNGEMVPVEKQWRCTIEKDILFVLIRFFINDIKQRFEIELRNFLGGQIPVGFSNKNLSKFISEMTTLCQELEAFYSRYNEDNKTTSSNQDLLGPLKKLKRTCSEPLPKVDQEDQEVGGSNYVAKLIKNHEYVIKKQLEDRNVMKKEVIEEEKSTLHKKDKELDFLNRMIKHVITRLDDISSLNVKSVDKEYVKWEEKFTMENLSRSFMGDKLVTSDCACEIIKDEVGSLKEEVDNLNLQILILEEIHLTLYEGLFKDQSVACFKSIQNTKSTSTLLLRQFVAEDGNSETFVKDILDGSIIPETIGSLLKEDVYEVFFVEMFKAWKEESDDFDMEVHIREEFYNCIMAEAVKDEISEYLNSAKNKKVEFDGTEESMIQKLDSLLKSLESEENLMVKASSEIEEHNVCHEQEILECEGVEERETIEWLLNDDESTFSSMNEKLVIAMKQLSTSKELLLDLEQSLGFSPDVLSKSSDDCLLYTNTSLVVEMEKSSQESIAQVEDSKVALLNVSDFHQVIQKFEVNVVKNLVMKSSRIEELKHQFHNLIVEPVSLIKKRKLLYKKAFLARCQNLKLAETEVDLLGNQVEALLHLLENIYMILDQNSTILSCHFQVFDILKLIKDELAHGVACASSSS, encoded by the exons ATGGATAACCTGATTGGTGAAATAGATTGTAGATCAAAGTCAGATGGAATAGTGATGGGAATTCTAAGATGCGCAATGGACAAAGCACATGAAAAGGTGCAGTCCGAAGCTGGATCGATCGACTTTCTTCATGAGAGATCAAAGTTTTATGAATTGGCAGTAATCCTTGTGGAATCAGGCCTAAGCATTGTTCAGCAAGAGACGAATATTCTTGAAAGCAATCGCGAAAAAGTCATATCAGACTTAACAGAAATGAGGCATTGGCTCTTGGGAAGGATTAACGTAATGAAGCTCTTAATCAATGAGAAAGATAGAGAATTAACAGAGAGGACAGAAAATGAATTAAAGCTCAGACTGGTTTTGGAATCTAAAGAAAAAGAAGTCATTTTTCTTCGTGATAAGTTGGAGAATCAGAGAACGATGAGTGAGGGCTCCCTAGATTTGGGGTTACTACTCAAGAACAATGAAGCTAAAGAAAGTGACTCAAAATCTGATTCAGAACTTCTCAATGAGGAAAGATTCCAAGAAGATGATTTCTATGGAAGTTACAACCATATTCCTAAAATAAAGCCAATGACTGATTCATTGAGGCCTGAACAGAACAAAGTGATTGAACAAATGAGTTCTGATATAgatattttaaaagaaaccttgGATTTTGCATTTGGGAAAAGGGATAATGGTGAGATGGTTCCTGTAGAGAAGCAATGGAGGTGTACAATTGAGAAAGATATATTATTTGTCTTGATAAGATTTTTTATTAATGATATTAAACAAAGGTTTGAAATAGAGTTGAGGAACTTTTTAGGTGGTCAAATTCCAGTGGGATTTTCAAATAAGAACTTGTCAAAATTCATCAGTGAGATGACAACGTTATGCCAGGAACTAGAGGCCTTTTATAGTAGATATAATGAGGACAACAAAACTACTAGTAGCAATCAAGATTTATTAGGCCCTTTGAAAAAACTAAAACGAACGTGTAGTGAGCCTTTGCCAAAAGTTGATCAGGAGGACCAAGAAGTTGGTGGAAGTAACTATGTCGCTAAGCTgattaagaatcatgaatatgTTATAAAGAAGCAATTAGAAGATCGAAATGTTATGAAAAAGGAAGTAATTGAAGAGGAGAAATCCACATTACACAAGAAAGACAAGGAACTTGATTTCTTGAACAGAATGATAAAACATGTCATCACAAGATTGGACGATATAAGCTCATTGAATGTTAAGTCAGTCGATAAAGAATATGTGAAATGGGAAGAGAAATTTACTATGGAAAATTTATCCAGGTCTTTCATGGGAGATAAATTGGTAACTAGTGATTGTGCTTGCGAAATCATAAAAGATGAGGTGGGATCACTAAAAGAAGAAGTGGATAATTTAAATTTGCAGATATTAATCTTGGAAGAGATTCATTTGACCCTTTATGAAGGTTTGTTCAAGGACCAAAGTGTGGCTTGTTTTAAGTCAATTCAAAACACTAAAAGCACTAGTACTTTATTGCTACGCCAATTTGTTGCAGAAGATGGGAATTCAGAAACATTTGTTAAAGATATTCTAGATGGCAGCATCATACCAGAGACTATAGGGAGCCTATTGAAAGAGGATGTCTACGAGGTTTTCTTCGTGGAAATGTTTAAGGCATGGAAGGAGGAAAGCGATGATTTTGATATGGAGGTTCACATAAGGgaagaattctacaattgtatCATGGCTGAAGCTGTGAAAGATGAAATTTCAGAATATTTGAATTCAGCTAAAAATAAGAAGGTGGAATTTGATGGAACTGAGGAAAGTATGATTCAAAAACTTGATTCTTTGTTAAAATCTCTCGAGTCAGAGGAAAATCTGATGGTCAAAGCAAGTTCCGAGATAGAAGAACACAATGTGTGCCATGAACAAGAAATCTTGGAATGTGAAGGGGTTGAGGAGCGTGAGACTATTGAATGGTTGTTGAATGATGATGAGAGCACTTTCAGTTCTATGAACGAAAAACTAGTGATCGCAATGAAACAACTATCTACAAGCAAAGAATTGTTGTTGGATTTGGAGCAAAGTCTTGGCTTTTCACCTGATGTGTTATCAAAAAGTAGTGATGATTGTCTTCTATACACAAATACTAGTCTTGTGGTTGAAATGGAAAAATCATCACAAGAGTCCATTGCACAAGTAGAAGACAGCAAAGTGGCACTTCTCAATGTATCAGATTTTCATCAAGTGATTCAAAAATTTGAGGTCAATGTAGTTAAAAATCTAGTCATGAAATCGTCGAG GATAGAGGAACTGAAACATCAATTTCACAACTTAATTGTTGAACCGGTTTccttaataaagaaaaggaaaCTACTTTACAAGAAGGCTTTCTTAGCAAGATGTCAGAATCTAAAATTGGCTGAAACTGAG GTGGATTTGCTGGGGAATCAGGTGGAGGCACTTTTGCATCTTCTTGAAAATATATACATGATACTAGATCAAAATTCAACTATTTTGTCTTGCCATTTTCAG GTGTTTGACATCTTAAAGCTCATCAAAGACGAATTAGCTCATGGAGTTGCttgtgcttcttcttcttcttag